A part of Campylobacter ureolyticus ACS-301-V-Sch3b genomic DNA contains:
- a CDS encoding class I SAM-dependent DNA methyltransferase has protein sequence MILKEKSTDLWVYDLLKEAGLGLEAQGSTIKELNNALKTASKRGTGKVGFPEYVGIIKDFIVVIEDKSSLSMHEKRTEDGILAEDVTSICDYAVNGALFYGKHLIKNTSYAKVIAIGVSGNEKKHRISPLFINDRLDYYELPEIETFISFNEKNIYEYYTKEILKENTDFEKETKEILKDAALLHEDLRNYGSIQDKDKPLIVSGILLALREMEYGNFSIDMLTGDSKKTDGQKIYDAIRDNLNRANVSPDVKRDKLLNQFSVIKDTTKINQIDSNLGKTPNKHYTEFLYKSIFQSIRFHQSGEDYLGRFYGEFMSYSGGDGQTLGIILTPRHITELFCDLLDLSPDDKVMDPCCGTAGFLIAAMHDMLQKTDDDFIKNHIRKEQLFGIEDQSYMFTIATTNMILRGDGKSNLENQDFLKQNPAKLQLKGCTVGMMNPPYSQGSKDNPSLYEISFTEHLLKSLVEGARVAVIVPQSTMTGKTNYEKEMKSNILKYHTLEGVITLNKNTFYGVGTNPCIAIFTAGIPHHKDKVCKFINFEDDGYEVAKHIGLVETPSAKDKKQHLLDVWFDRISAETKFCVETTIEADDEWLHSFYYFNDEIPTDEDFRNTIADYITFEVNMITHGRGYLFGIKDDEEELLDTNSLLAAKDGEDYETK, from the coding sequence ATGATTTTAAAAGAAAAAAGTACAGATTTGTGGGTCTATGATTTACTGAAAGAAGCTGGATTGGGATTGGAGGCACAAGGCTCTACAATAAAGGAACTAAATAATGCACTTAAAACAGCATCTAAAAGAGGAACTGGCAAAGTTGGATTTCCAGAATATGTAGGAATAATTAAAGATTTTATTGTAGTTATTGAGGATAAAAGCTCTCTATCTATGCATGAAAAAAGGACAGAAGATGGGATATTAGCAGAGGATGTTACATCTATTTGTGATTATGCTGTAAATGGAGCATTATTTTATGGCAAACATCTAATTAAAAACACCTCTTATGCGAAAGTAATTGCTATTGGGGTTTCTGGAAATGAGAAGAAACATAGAATAAGCCCTTTATTTATAAATGATAGGCTTGATTATTATGAATTACCTGAAATAGAAACATTTATTTCTTTTAATGAAAAAAATATATATGAATACTATACAAAAGAAATATTGAAAGAAAATACAGATTTTGAAAAAGAAACAAAAGAAATTTTAAAAGATGCCGCTTTACTACATGAAGATTTGAGAAATTATGGCTCAATCCAAGATAAGGATAAGCCATTAATTGTATCAGGTATTTTACTAGCACTTAGAGAAATGGAATATGGAAATTTTTCCATTGATATGTTGACAGGTGATTCTAAAAAAACAGATGGACAAAAAATTTATGATGCTATACGAGATAATCTGAATAGAGCTAATGTGTCTCCTGATGTGAAAAGGGATAAATTGTTAAATCAGTTTTCTGTTATAAAAGATACTACAAAAATAAATCAGATAGACTCTAATTTGGGTAAAACGCCTAATAAGCATTATACAGAATTTCTATATAAGAGTATATTTCAATCCATAAGATTCCACCAAAGTGGGGAAGATTATTTAGGCCGTTTTTATGGGGAGTTCATGTCATATTCAGGCGGAGATGGACAGACACTAGGAATTATTTTAACGCCAAGACATATCACAGAATTATTTTGCGATTTACTTGATTTGAGTCCGGATGATAAGGTAATGGATCCATGTTGCGGAACGGCAGGATTTTTAATTGCAGCAATGCATGATATGTTGCAAAAAACGGATGATGATTTTATTAAAAACCATATTAGAAAAGAACAACTTTTTGGAATAGAAGACCAATCCTATATGTTTACTATTGCTACAACAAATATGATACTTAGGGGGGATGGTAAGAGCAATCTTGAAAACCAAGATTTTTTGAAACAAAACCCAGCAAAACTTCAATTAAAAGGCTGTACTGTAGGAATGATGAATCCTCCTTACTCTCAAGGATCAAAAGATAACCCAAGTCTTTATGAAATATCTTTTACAGAACATTTACTAAAATCACTTGTAGAGGGTGCTAGAGTTGCCGTTATTGTTCCTCAATCCACAATGACAGGTAAAACTAACTATGAGAAAGAAATGAAGTCTAACATTTTAAAATATCACACTTTAGAAGGTGTTATAACCTTAAACAAAAACACTTTCTATGGAGTTGGAACAAATCCTTGCATAGCTATTTTTACTGCAGGCATACCACATCATAAAGATAAAGTTTGCAAATTTATAAACTTTGAAGATGATGGATATGAAGTCGCAAAGCATATAGGTCTAGTTGAAACACCATCTGCAAAAGATAAAAAACAGCATTTGCTAGATGTATGGTTTGATAGAATTAGTGCCGAGACAAAGTTTTGTGTTGAAACAACGATTGAAGCAGATGATGAGTGGCTACACTCTTTTTATTATTTCAATGATGAAATTCCTACTGATGAAGATTTTAGAAATACAATAGCTGACTATATTACTTTTGAAGTTAATATGATAACTCATGGTAGAGGATATCTTTTTGGAATAAAGGATGATGAAGAAGAATTACTTGATACAAACTCTCTTTTAGCAGCCAAAGATGGTGAAGATTATGAAACAAAATAG
- a CDS encoding uroporphyrinogen-III synthase, whose product MDEIYLISHTQNKAVKNLKVCEIEFLKFSVDLNKFEALVITSKNSIKALKFNNIKKANLKVFSIGDGSTKEALEYGFSDIYTAKNSHGNEFANEIASFLKGKKTLFLKAEKTVSDVGEILIENGAILTKITAYKNNFLNLDKSLKPPLGSILIFSSPSNVEGFIKNFGKIDESYKVVAIGNATAKLLSSHKNLIISQKQSIDECLKLAKNLTNH is encoded by the coding sequence ATGGATGAAATTTATCTCATATCCCACACGCAAAATAAAGCAGTTAAAAATTTAAAAGTTTGTGAAATAGAGTTTTTAAAATTTAGTGTTGATTTAAATAAATTTGAAGCTTTAGTTATTACTTCAAAAAACTCTATTAAGGCTTTAAAATTTAACAACATAAAAAAAGCAAATTTAAAAGTTTTTAGTATAGGCGATGGCTCAACAAAAGAAGCTTTAGAGTATGGATTTAGTGATATTTATACAGCGAAAAACTCTCACGGAAATGAATTTGCAAATGAAATAGCTTCTTTTTTAAAAGGTAAAAAAACTCTATTTTTAAAAGCTGAAAAAACAGTTTCAGATGTTGGTGAAATCCTTATTGAAAATGGAGCAATTCTTACAAAAATAACTGCATATAAAAATAATTTTTTAAATTTAGATAAAAGCTTAAAGCCACCACTTGGAAGTATTTTGATATTTAGCTCTCCTTCAAATGTCGAAGGTTTCATAAAAAACTTTGGAAAAATAGATGAGAGTTATAAAGTAGTTGCGATTGGAAATGCTACTGCAAAGCTTTTATCATCTCACAAAAATTTAATTATTTCACAAAAGCAAAGTATAGACGAGTGCCTAAAATTAGCTAAAAATTTAACAAATCATTAA
- the purD gene encoding phosphoribosylamine--glycine ligase has product MNILIIGNGGREYSIGLKLKKEKIVNKMYFAPGNGATINLGENIEINDYEKLAKFAVDNNVDLTIVGPEMPLGKGIVDIFKKHNLIIFGPSKDAARLETSKSYMKDFLQKYGIKTAKYLSSSNYDEISKFIDKMDGKIVVKADGLCAGKGVIIANNKDEAKKAAKEMLDGKSFGDAGEKVVVEEFLDGFELSFFAICDGKNFVSLPVAQDHKKLLDKDEGPNTGGMGAYAPTPLATKELISKIENEVVKPTLSGMQKEGSSFCGVLFVGIMVVDNKPYVLEFNVRFGDPECEVIMPLIDGNLSEILYEAAVGRLKPISLKNQFAVGVVVASQNYPYKSSPEKLIKIEEIPENSHICYAGVSSKNRELYADGGRVLVCVGKGDTIKQATKNAYELCKKVKFDGMQYRSDIAYQVNK; this is encoded by the coding sequence TTGAATATTTTAATTATTGGAAATGGTGGGCGCGAGTATTCGATAGGTTTAAAACTTAAAAAAGAAAAAATTGTAAATAAGATGTATTTTGCCCCAGGAAATGGTGCCACTATAAATTTAGGTGAAAATATAGAAATAAATGATTATGAAAAATTAGCAAAATTTGCTGTAGATAACAACGTTGATCTTACAATTGTAGGGCCTGAAATGCCTCTTGGCAAAGGCATTGTTGATATTTTTAAAAAACACAATTTAATTATTTTTGGACCTAGCAAGGATGCTGCTAGACTTGAGACAAGTAAATCTTACATGAAAGACTTTTTACAAAAATACGGCATAAAAACTGCAAAGTATTTAAGTAGCAGTAATTATGATGAAATTTCAAAATTTATAGATAAAATGGATGGTAAGATTGTCGTAAAAGCAGATGGATTGTGTGCTGGAAAAGGCGTGATAATAGCAAACAACAAAGATGAAGCAAAAAAAGCGGCCAAAGAGATGCTTGATGGCAAAAGTTTTGGCGATGCTGGAGAAAAAGTTGTAGTTGAAGAGTTTTTAGATGGCTTTGAGCTAAGTTTTTTTGCGATTTGTGATGGTAAAAATTTTGTAAGTTTGCCAGTAGCTCAAGATCATAAAAAACTTCTAGATAAAGATGAGGGGCCAAATACTGGTGGAATGGGTGCTTATGCTCCAACTCCTCTTGCAACAAAAGAATTAATAAGTAAAATAGAAAATGAAGTTGTAAAACCTACTTTAAGTGGTATGCAAAAAGAAGGTTCTTCATTTTGTGGAGTGCTTTTTGTAGGGATTATGGTGGTTGATAACAAGCCTTATGTTTTGGAATTTAATGTTAGATTTGGTGATCCTGAGTGTGAGGTTATAATGCCTTTGATAGATGGAAATTTAAGCGAAATTTTATATGAAGCAGCAGTTGGAAGATTAAAACCGATAAGTTTAAAAAATCAATTTGCAGTTGGTGTTGTGGTTGCAAGTCAGAATTATCCATATAAAAGTTCACCTGAAAAACTTATAAAAATAGAAGAAATACCTGAAAATTCACACATTTGCTACGCAGGGGTAAGTTCTAAAAATAGGGAGCTTTATGCAGATGGCGGTAGGGTTTTAGTTTGTGTTGGAAAAGGCGATACCATAAAGCAAGCTACTAAAAATGCATATGAGCTTTGCAAAAAAGTAAAATTTGATGGCATGCAGTATAGAAGTGACATAGCCTATCAGGTGAATAAATGA
- a CDS encoding restriction endonuclease subunit S has translation MKQNRLSLNDVEWGEFFIKDIFTFTERGKRLKINDREVGNIPFITAGESNNGISSFINNKKQKKYYKAITIDMFGNAYYQEEKFTCDDNITILKNKSFSKEIYLFLTSRLNILKYKYSYGKQLRPNRLNRDRIMLPIDSNSNPNWKFMEDYIKQEQKDIAQKVISYYEQKILETGFDLIGLEDIEWKQFRLNEIFNIYTGRDIIISKVKEGIYPIITHSIENNGIGAFSQEINNRKLFNYKNTISLADRGNFHAYVQSHDFYIGTRVKALELRESLDDAYLLKFLCMSINKQKVRFSYGFNATNNVDNIIIILPSDKSGNPHWKYMSKFMKKLEVKNLEKVLEYIYIYIYIYID, from the coding sequence ATGAAACAAAATAGATTGTCACTTAATGATGTAGAGTGGGGAGAGTTTTTTATCAAAGATATATTCACATTCACTGAAAGGGGTAAAAGATTAAAAATTAATGATCGAGAAGTAGGTAATATTCCATTTATAACTGCTGGAGAATCAAATAATGGCATAAGTTCTTTTATTAATAATAAAAAACAAAAAAAATACTATAAAGCCATAACAATAGACATGTTTGGTAATGCTTATTATCAGGAAGAAAAATTTACATGCGATGATAATATTACAATTTTAAAAAACAAATCTTTTTCTAAAGAAATATATTTATTCTTAACATCAAGATTAAATATCTTAAAATATAAATACTCATATGGAAAACAATTAAGGCCTAATAGACTTAATAGAGATAGAATAATGCTTCCAATAGATTCTAATAGTAATCCAAATTGGAAATTTATGGAAGACTACATTAAGCAAGAGCAAAAAGATATTGCTCAGAAAGTTATATCTTATTATGAGCAAAAAATACTTGAAACAGGATTTGATTTAATCGGACTTGAAGACATTGAGTGGAAACAGTTTAGATTAAATGAGATTTTCAACATATATACGGGAAGAGATATAATAATATCTAAAGTAAAAGAAGGCATATATCCAATAATAACACATTCTATTGAGAATAATGGGATCGGTGCGTTCTCGCAGGAGATTAACAATAGAAAATTATTCAACTATAAAAATACTATATCTTTAGCTGATAGAGGAAATTTCCACGCATATGTTCAAAGTCATGATTTTTATATAGGTACAAGAGTAAAAGCATTGGAATTAAGAGAAAGTCTTGATGATGCTTATTTATTAAAATTTTTATGTATGAGTATAAACAAACAAAAGGTTAGATTTTCTTACGGATTTAATGCAACAAATAATGTGGATAATATAATAATTATTTTGCCGAGCGATAAAAGTGGCAATCCTCACTGGAAATATATGAGCAAGTTTATGAAAAAATTAGAAGTTAAAAACCTTGAGAAGGTGCTTGAATATATATATATATATATATATATATATATAGACTAG
- a CDS encoding RDD family protein, which produces MNDEVSLASFGKRSFAFLIDELIVSFLIIVIFYNQILNASTPEDIANLAPLFLVPQTVIRLIYHTFFIYYYGATLGKKALKIKCINQDKENPSFWASLSRALVRFFSEAIFYLGFAWAFFDPLRQTWHDKVAKTLVVNVE; this is translated from the coding sequence ATGAATGATGAAGTAAGTCTTGCTTCATTTGGCAAAAGATCATTTGCTTTTTTAATAGATGAGCTTATAGTATCTTTTTTGATAATAGTTATATTTTATAATCAAATTTTAAATGCCTCAACACCTGAAGATATTGCAAATCTTGCACCTCTTTTTTTGGTGCCTCAAACTGTGATAAGACTTATTTACCACACTTTTTTTATTTATTATTATGGTGCTACTCTTGGCAAAAAGGCTTTAAAGATAAAGTGTATAAACCAAGATAAAGAAAATCCTAGCTTTTGGGCATCGCTTTCAAGAGCCTTAGTTAGATTTTTTAGCGAGGCGATTTTTTATTTAGGTTTTGCTTGGGCTTTTTTTGATCCTTTAAGACAAACTTGGCACGATAAAGTAGCTAAGACTTTGGTGGTAAATGTTGAATAA
- a CDS encoding helix-turn-helix domain-containing protein: protein MQNFGKIILKINQILEEKNISKNILEKETNFQKTQLNSYCNNNEVQRISLKAIAKICCVLEMCVEEIMEYKR from the coding sequence ATGCAAAACTTTGGCAAGATTATTTTAAAAATAAACCAAATTTTAGAAGAAAAAAATATAAGTAAAAATATTTTAGAAAAAGAAACAAATTTTCAAAAAACACAACTTAATTCTTATTGTAATAACAATGAGGTTCAAAGAATAAGTCTGAAAGCTATTGCAAAGATTTGTTGCGTGCTAGAAATGTGTGTTGAGGAAATTATGGAGTATAAAAGATGA
- a CDS encoding restriction endonuclease subunit S: MYIYIYIYIYRLAISYESKLIPLYKKEWKEFWLEDILNIKSGVRLTKANQIDGTIPFIGSIDNSNGITNFIKNINSSLDKNVLGVNYNGSVVENFYHPYQAVFSDDVKRAHWKDEKKENKYTYLFLKQAILQQKEKYAYGYKFNVSRMNRQKILLPINDLGDLDFDYIEKYMQIQEIKGQCKILDYYHKQ; encoded by the coding sequence ATATATATATATATATATATATATATATATAGACTAGCTATTTCTTACGAGTCTAAACTTATACCACTTTATAAAAAAGAATGGAAAGAATTTTGGCTTGAAGACATTTTAAATATAAAATCAGGTGTAAGGCTTACAAAAGCAAATCAAATTGATGGAACTATACCATTCATAGGTTCGATAGATAATAGCAATGGAATAACTAATTTTATTAAAAACATCAACTCTAGCTTGGATAAAAATGTATTGGGGGTGAATTACAATGGATCTGTTGTAGAGAACTTTTATCACCCATATCAAGCTGTCTTTTCTGATGATGTAAAGAGAGCTCATTGGAAAGATGAAAAAAAAGAAAATAAGTACACATATTTATTTCTAAAACAGGCAATACTTCAACAAAAGGAGAAATATGCCTATGGGTATAAATTTAATGTATCAAGGATGAATAGACAAAAGATATTATTACCAATTAATGATTTAGGAGATTTAGATTTTGATTACATTGAGAAGTATATGCAAATTCAAGAGATAAAAGGGCAATGCAAAATCTTAGACTACTATCATAAACAATAA
- a CDS encoding LPS-assembly protein LptD has translation MLNKRIFFLIFFIISSVCANVQDVEFLADNVKKIDTKIHANGNVIMYSKDYLVTSDMAIYDEKNEVAEFFGNVNLLKGKNETSKTTYLKLDLKNKENFAKENFMMDKEAEIWMQNKTSCTDQKYYRTKNSVVSSCNIDNPDWKIKYTSGKLNKETKFLHLFNPVFYVGNVPVLYLPYFGFPTDKTRRTGLLIPEVGYISKEGFYYKQPIYFAPYESWDLQLDPQVRTTRGFGIYATFRFADSPYSYGEIRGGVFDNFKRAQEKLEYKNEKHHGYEFDYDRSKLLGYLVNGEFKENLWIRFTNINDVEYYDLKEKSGSDEDGDSLATSKLNYYLTTDEHYFGAYARYYIDTDKLNSKNHFKNDDTLQELPTLHYHKFTNSAFLDNLLYSADFKAHNYTRKVGVTARQYEFNLPLVFTTPILNDWLNFKFTEALYATHIDYSKNYIYQNGEFYKDKSSDYINNYHKFSLGTDVAKSYENYFHTMNLDLSYLIPGYQSGDINQRLFKEFKYNYDKDKNIVNNNALKDMANRLYYEDNFLGELGKDYTQRNLMANFTEYLYNKNGHKFLRHSVKQKYDFEDKEFGNLIHRLDLYFSNGLNLGNKFEYSNENKRFEKVQSYVGYSDKTFSARLSHSYENIKRFEKYDKDNYLILDTSLNLPYFYKLFAKYEYDLERSYSKMWRLGLTRNRKCWNYTFVYQEDLEPKTSSNFYYKKANRKRAFYFFINFYPFGGVGYDVSKNIDYDKDISK, from the coding sequence ATGTTGAATAAAAGAATATTTTTTTTAATCTTTTTTATAATTTCATCAGTTTGTGCTAATGTTCAGGATGTAGAGTTTTTAGCAGATAATGTAAAAAAAATTGATACAAAAATCCATGCAAATGGAAATGTTATAATGTATTCAAAAGATTATTTAGTAACTTCTGATATGGCTATTTATGATGAAAAAAATGAAGTTGCTGAGTTTTTTGGAAATGTAAATTTACTTAAAGGCAAAAACGAAACCTCAAAAACAACTTATCTAAAATTAGATTTAAAAAATAAAGAAAATTTTGCCAAAGAAAATTTTATGATGGATAAAGAAGCTGAGATTTGGATGCAAAACAAAACAAGCTGCACTGATCAAAAATACTACCGAACAAAAAACTCAGTTGTTTCGAGCTGCAATATAGATAATCCTGACTGGAAGATAAAATATACTAGTGGGAAATTAAACAAAGAAACTAAATTTTTGCATCTTTTTAATCCTGTTTTTTATGTAGGAAATGTTCCAGTTTTGTATCTTCCATACTTTGGTTTTCCAACTGATAAAACAAGAAGAACAGGGCTTTTAATACCAGAAGTTGGATATATTTCAAAAGAGGGATTTTATTATAAACAACCAATTTATTTTGCTCCTTATGAAAGTTGGGATTTACAACTTGACCCACAGGTTAGAACAACTCGTGGATTTGGAATTTATGCTACTTTTAGATTTGCTGATTCGCCTTATTCTTACGGAGAAATTAGAGGTGGTGTTTTTGATAATTTTAAAAGAGCGCAAGAAAAATTAGAGTATAAAAACGAAAAACATCATGGATATGAGTTTGACTATGATAGAAGCAAGCTCTTAGGGTATTTAGTAAATGGAGAGTTTAAAGAAAATTTATGGATTAGATTTACTAATATAAATGATGTGGAATATTATGACTTAAAAGAAAAAAGTGGAAGCGATGAAGATGGAGACTCCCTTGCTACTTCAAAGCTTAATTACTATTTAACAACTGATGAACACTATTTTGGAGCTTATGCAAGATATTATATCGACACTGATAAGTTAAATAGTAAAAATCATTTTAAAAACGATGACACCTTACAAGAGCTTCCAACTTTGCATTATCACAAATTTACAAATTCTGCTTTTTTAGATAATTTACTTTATTCAGCTGATTTTAAAGCTCATAATTACACTAGAAAAGTTGGTGTTACAGCTAGACAATATGAGTTTAATCTTCCACTTGTTTTTACAACTCCAATACTTAATGATTGGTTAAATTTCAAATTTACAGAAGCACTTTATGCAACCCATATTGATTATAGTAAAAACTACATATATCAAAATGGTGAATTTTATAAAGACAAAAGTAGTGATTATATAAATAACTACCACAAATTTTCTCTTGGCACAGATGTTGCAAAATCGTATGAAAATTATTTTCATACGATGAATTTAGATCTTTCATACTTGATTCCAGGATATCAAAGTGGCGATATAAATCAAAGATTATTTAAAGAATTTAAATATAACTATGATAAAGATAAAAATATTGTAAATAACAATGCCTTAAAAGATATGGCTAATAGACTTTATTATGAAGATAATTTTTTGGGCGAGCTAGGCAAAGACTATACCCAAAGAAATTTAATGGCAAATTTTACAGAGTATCTTTATAATAAAAACGGCCATAAATTTCTTCGCCACTCAGTAAAACAAAAATATGATTTTGAAGATAAAGAATTTGGAAATTTAATTCATAGACTTGATTTATATTTTTCAAATGGTTTAAATTTAGGCAATAAATTTGAGTACTCAAATGAAAATAAACGCTTTGAAAAAGTTCAAAGCTATGTTGGATACTCAGACAAGACTTTTAGTGCCAGACTTTCTCACTCGTATGAAAATATAAAAAGATTTGAAAAATACGATAAAGATAATTATTTGATTTTAGATACATCTTTAAATTTACCATATTTTTACAAGCTTTTTGCTAAATATGAGTATGATTTAGAGCGTTCATATAGTAAAATGTGGCGTTTGGGTCTGACTCGCAATAGAAAATGTTGGAATTACACATTTGTTTACCAAGAGGATTTAGAGCCAAAAACTTCAAGTAATTTTTACTATAAAAAAGCAAACAGAAAAAGAGCATTTTACTTTTTTATAAATTTCTATCCTTTTGGTGGTGTTGGATATGATGTATCTAAAAATATAGATTATGATAAAGATATATCAAAATGA
- the guaA gene encoding glutamine-hydrolyzing GMP synthase, translated as MKTADIIILDFGSQYTQLIARRLREQGVYAELLPFDAKLDAIKAKKPKGIILSGGPASVYAKDAYFCDEGIFELGLPILGICYGMQLIAHKFGGSVVPAASKEYGKAEISLACESDLFKDTPKDQVVWMSHADKVEALPSNFKLLAKTKSSEFCAYADEKAKIYALQFHPEVAHSEFGDAILKNFAKFICGCESTWNMGSFAKNECEKIKNLVGKDKILCAVSGGVDSSVVAALLAHAVPKNLIVVFVDNGLLREGEAKQVSDTFKTKLGIDLISIDASKIFLERLSGVIEPEVKRKIIGNTFIEIFEEEAKKHKDVKYLAQGTLYSDVIESSSFGGASKTIKSHHNVGGLPEHMKFKLIEPLREIFKDEVRALGLELGLSRDLVFRHPFPGPGLAIRIMGEVTNERLELLRKADVVLRQELKSSGWYEKTWQAFCVLLNVNSVGVMGDNRTYENAVCVRVVDASDGMTASFSRLPYELLENISRRIINEVNGINRVVYDISSKPPATIEWE; from the coding sequence ATGAAGACAGCAGATATTATTATTTTGGATTTTGGATCACAATACACGCAGTTAATCGCACGAAGATTAAGAGAGCAAGGTGTTTATGCCGAGCTTTTGCCCTTTGATGCAAAACTTGATGCTATAAAAGCAAAAAAGCCAAAAGGCATTATTTTAAGTGGTGGGCCAGCAAGCGTTTATGCAAAAGACGCCTATTTTTGCGATGAGGGAATTTTTGAGCTTGGACTGCCGATTTTGGGAATTTGTTATGGAATGCAGTTAATTGCTCATAAATTTGGTGGAAGTGTTGTTCCAGCAGCAAGCAAAGAGTATGGAAAAGCTGAAATTTCTCTTGCTTGTGAAAGTGATCTTTTTAAAGATACGCCTAAAGATCAGGTTGTTTGGATGAGTCATGCAGATAAAGTTGAAGCACTTCCTTCAAATTTCAAATTATTAGCCAAGACAAAAAGCAGTGAATTTTGTGCATACGCAGATGAAAAAGCTAAAATTTATGCTTTGCAATTTCACCCAGAAGTTGCTCACAGCGAGTTTGGTGATGCAATACTTAAAAACTTTGCTAAATTTATATGTGGTTGTGAAAGCACTTGGAATATGGGGAGTTTTGCCAAAAATGAGTGTGAGAAAATCAAAAATCTAGTTGGCAAAGATAAAATTTTATGTGCAGTAAGTGGCGGTGTGGATAGCTCAGTCGTTGCAGCACTTTTAGCTCATGCAGTACCTAAAAACCTTATAGTTGTTTTTGTTGATAACGGGCTTTTAAGAGAGGGCGAAGCAAAACAGGTAAGTGATACATTTAAAACAAAGCTTGGAATTGACTTAATAAGCATAGATGCAAGTAAGATTTTTCTAGAAAGATTAAGTGGTGTTATAGAGCCAGAAGTTAAAAGAAAAATTATAGGAAATACCTTTATAGAGATATTTGAAGAAGAGGCTAAAAAACATAAAGATGTAAAATACCTTGCTCAAGGGACGCTTTATAGCGATGTTATAGAGAGCAGTAGTTTTGGTGGAGCTAGTAAAACTATAAAAAGCCATCACAATGTTGGCGGACTTCCCGAGCATATGAAATTTAAACTAATCGAGCCTTTAAGAGAGATTTTTAAAGATGAAGTTAGAGCTTTGGGGCTTGAGCTTGGGCTTAGTCGTGATTTAGTTTTTAGGCATCCATTCCCTGGACCTGGACTTGCTATACGCATAATGGGAGAGGTTACAAACGAAAGACTTGAGCTTTTAAGAAAAGCAGATGTTGTGCTAAGACAAGAGCTTAAATCAAGCGGTTGGTATGAAAAAACTTGGCAAGCATTTTGTGTGCTTTTAAATGTAAATTCCGTTGGAGTAATGGGTGATAATAGAACTTATGAAAATGCAGTTTGTGTTCGCGTGGTCGATGCAAGTGATGGAATGACTGCAAGTTTTTCAAGGCTTCCGTATGAGCTACTTGAAAATATAAGCCGCCGCATCATAAACGAAGTAAATGGCATTAACCGCGTAGTTTATGATATCTCAAGCAAGCCACCAGCAACAATTGAATGGGAATAG